In one Choloepus didactylus isolate mChoDid1 chromosome 1, mChoDid1.pri, whole genome shotgun sequence genomic region, the following are encoded:
- the LOC119535112 gene encoding protein S100-A10-like: MPSQMEHALETMMFTFHKFAGDKGYLTKEDLRVFMEKEFPGFLENQKDPLAVDKIMKDLDQCQDGKVGFQGFLSLIAGLGIACNDYFVVHMKQKGKK, encoded by the coding sequence ATGCCATCTCAAATGGAACACGCCCTGGAAACTATGATGTTTACATTTCACAAATTTGCCGGGGATAAAGGCTACTTAACAAAGGAGGACCTGAGAGTATTCATGGAGAAGGAGTTCCCTGGATTTTTGGAAAATCAAAAAGACCCTCTTGCTGTGGACAAAATAATGAAGGATCTGGACCAGTGTCAAGATGGCAAAGTGGGCTTCCAAGGCTTCTTGTCGCTAATTGCTGGGCTTGGCATCGCATGCAATGACTATTTTGTAGTACACATGAAACAGAAGGGAAAGAAGTAG